In Aegilops tauschii subsp. strangulata cultivar AL8/78 chromosome 3, Aet v6.0, whole genome shotgun sequence, one genomic interval encodes:
- the LOC109752910 gene encoding uncharacterized protein, translating into MDGERRWADLPGDLLAAVHLIAASAYDRARFAAVCTPWRAAAARHRPLPALPLLLLSTGDGRRDREARAYSPEDGRVLRVPLPWFPWGNRLVGSFAGGWIATASGSERLLVVNLFAGARALSARQSAVVCACPRSDWECGEAYQQRITTDQISVRKIVFSEDPSTGGCILAAMTSWCNIALCRVGCPDSGWTTRGCGTNRYSCLVDIAFCNGVLYGFRFHELLRFDIGVNEDGAPVTALVHRLDINMSTLRMSDVSSDINYIFELRGKLAIAVRVWPAGGSHRAHFYRVFELLDDGRTPSSHRFRWAEVMSLGDQALFLGPSCCKAVHVSTANRRGGVEGNRIYYSQKHSSLRDSMECLARLDIGSCTVLSWESEGVHHLERIISQGYFYRKEDGINGCNSSVWLLPPDF; encoded by the coding sequence ATGGACGGCGAACGGCGGTGGGCCGACCTCCCCGGCGACCTCCTCGCGGCCGTGCACCTCATAGCCGCATCCGCGTACGACCGCGCGCGCTTCGCCGCAGTCTGCACACCGTGGCGCGCCGCCGCGGCCAGGCACCGGCCGCTGCCCGCGCTGCCGCTGCTGCTCCTGTCCACGGGCGACGGCAGGCGCGACCGGGAGGCGCGGGCGTACAGCCCGGAGGACGGCAGGGTGCTGCGCGTGCCGCTGCCGTGGTTCCCGTGGGGCAACCGTCTCGTCGGGTCCTTCGCCGGCGGCTGGATCGCCACCGCGTCCGGCTCCGAACGGCTCCTCGTCGTGAACCTCTTCGCCGGCGCTCGGGCGCTCTCCGCGAGACAGAGTGCCGTCGTGTGCGCGTGCCCGAGATCCGATTGGGAGTGCGGTGAGGCATACCAACAGCGGATCACCACCGACCAGATCTCCGTCCGGAAAATCGTCTTCTCGGAGGACCCGTCCACCGGCGGCTGCATCCTCGCCGCGATGACATCCTGGTGCAACATCGCGCTCTGCAGGGTTGGCTGCCCGGACAGCGGGTGGACTACGCGAGGGTGCGGCACGAATAGGTATAGCTGTCTCGTGGACATTGCTTTCTGCAACGGCGTGCTCTATGGATTTAGGTTCCATGAATTGCTCAGGTTTGATATAGGCGTGAACGAAGACGGCGCACCAGTGACCGCCTTAGTTCATCGCCTAGACATCAATATGAGCACCTTGCGCATGTCAGATGTGAGTTCCGACATCAACTACATCTTTGAACTTCGCGGCAAGCTGGCAATAGCAGTGCGAGTCTGGCCGGCAGGCGGCAGCCATAGAGCTCACTTTTACAGGGTTTTCGAGCTTCTGGACGATGGCAGAACACCGTCGTCACACAGGTTTAGATGGGCAGAGGTGATGAGCTTGGGCGACCAAGCCTTGTTCTTAGGTCCATCTTGTTGCAAGGCGGTGCATGTGTCAACCGCGAACAGACGCGGCGGGGTGGAGGGAAACCGCATCTACTACTCCCAGAAACACTCGTCTCTCCGCGATAGCATGGAGTGCTTGGCGAGGTTGGACATCGGTAGTTGCACCGTGTTGTCTTGGGAAAGTGAAGGCGTGCATCACTTGGAGAGGATAATATCACAGGGATACTTTTACCGCAAGGAGGATGGCATTAATGGTTGTAATAGTTCTGTGTGGCTTCTGCCTCCAGACTTTTAA